A genomic stretch from Vanrija pseudolonga chromosome 6, complete sequence includes:
- the ausA gene encoding Non-reducing polyketide synthase ausA, whose product MTAPTTIPAPTVPPAQAPPGFSDHVYATKHGVELGIRVWLSPVATSTSPWVLWSHGGAFMAATHHTPMPWLFALLQHGVHIASYGYRLAPHAKLRDMLEDSQSALDWARASLPRLAGGLVNVDAYAVAGESAGGCLATLNAQVLVPPPRALLDLYGPSDFTDPLVTRPIPIEIMPDAYSGEFTPEQLEAELASTDLSRAVDGVPHVHLGVESAAEAIDNFRLRARLDNYEYTSRGVLQNDLIILAVTTARLMHLLVTPGADSKTAAWAESPLGRLEKWRGPHPPTIVFHGSADPVVPLTHSMRYARRLRELGTEVEEVYVPNEGHTFDLKYTGPDVPGWDEHIAPLINFALRHLGVDEEDAGSEGTLASEVVVDKHVATVVDKVVADALDQ is encoded by the exons ATGActgcccccaccaccatTCCCGCCCCCACCGTACCCCCGGCGCAAGCGCCCCCCGGGTTCAGCGACCACGTCTACGCGACCAAGCACGGCGTGGAGCTAGGTATCCGCGTCTGGCTCTCCCCCgtcgccacctccacctcgccgtgGGTGCTGTGGTCGCACGGCGGGGCATTCATGGCCgccacacaccacacgccGATGCCGTGGCTGTTTGCGCTGCTCCAGCACGGCGTGCACATCGCGTCGTACGGgtaccgcctcgcgccgcacgccaagctgcgcgacaTGCTCGAGGACTCGCAGAGCGCGCTTGACTGGGCACGAGCGAGCCTACCCCGCTTGGCCGGCGGGCTGGTCAATGTCGACGCGTATGCTGTTGCGGGCGAATCCGCAGGCGGATGCCTGGCTACCCTCAATGCCCAGGTACTCgtcccaccgccgcgcgccttgcTCGACCTGTACGGCCCGAGCGACTTCACCGACCCGCTTGTGACCCGCCCGATCCCGATTGAAATCATGCCCGACGCCTACAGCGGGGAGTTTACCCCCGAGCAGCTTGAAGCCGAGTTGGCGAGCACCGATCTCTCGCGCGCCGTTGACGGGGTGCCGCATGTGCACCTTGGTGTTGagagcgccgccgaggccattgACAACTTCCGGCTGAGGGCAAGACTCGACAACTACGAGTACACCTCGCGCGGGGTGCTCCAGAACGACCTGATCATCCTCGCTGTCACCACTGCGCGGTTGATGCACTTGCTCGTGACTCCCGGCGCCGACTCCAAGACGGCTGCATGGGCCGAGAGCCCGTTGGGCCGGCTGGAAAAGTGGCGAGGCCCACACCCGCCAACGATCGTCTTCCATGGCTCAGCCGACCCCGTGGTGCCGCTTACTCATAGTATGCGCTATGCGAGGCGCCTGAGAGAACTCGGaaccgaggtcgaggaggtatATGTCCCCAACGAGGGGCACACCTTTGATCTCAAGTACACT GGCCCCGACGTCCCCGGGTGGGATGAGCACATTGCGCCGCTGATCAACTTTGCGCTTCGCCACCTCGgtgttgacgaggaggacgcgggGTCGGAGGGGACGCTCGCGAGCGAGGTCGTAGTAGACAAACATGTCGCCACTGTTGTAGACAAGGTCGTGGCGGATGCCCTAGACCAGTGA
- the RGT1_2 gene encoding Glucose transport transcription regulator RGT1, whose product MERRRKHTSRACDQCSRRKIRCLGGPETVCPTCDKLGKKCTWENEHRPRGPKRGGSTAAAGAAGAPVPLLLSSATEQEALAAAVVDTLPALGSMLSSASSSSDPSSLLPPGSSSAGGEPHFSQSAEHETFLAASAWLDASDLTSLWPEVSASQAALPWLDSFDWLFSAPPSRQPSVPHDPPPVGTESVAELPSVPTPRAATAPSPGFEAYIDDVKLGEYVQAFFDNAEHHLPILDQDVVERRIADGDHHVERHFRALVFGMAAVCEIISAMGKPESARREDILAVKGYVADAALCCTIAGPSSQFSVDDIATSVLLNYVYLTLGDLQTSWFYLQQALSIAQVLQLDQAGAKDTGARLKAYCILTIIERAQAVTPTTNQRHSQILRLPGNIWELTRHRRESLPADELAGFPFHHLRLFSLVDREIVACWRGGCARSGVMCSRWTVESAVALQQTLSREFEVALAQEHDRENVNLVITAAWLRDRFWNICRTHGLVTQHGHEHAELSLDLLLDNLARTSAFCASVPAANFDPIFDWVVKVCDIVMTAITVLKSRQAWAALPNHAMRAGALQVSYLPYIHRFIGMLVTCRREDYVSELVKALGEVV is encoded by the exons ATGGAGCGACGGCGGAAACAcacgtcgagggcgtgtgATCAG TGTTCTCGGCGGAAGATTCGG tgcctcggcggcccagAGACGGTGTGCCCGACCTGCGACAAGCTGGGCAAGAAATGTACCTGGGAGAAC GAACACCGACCGCGGGGACCGaagcgcggcggctcgacagcagcggctggcgccgccggcgcgccggtgccACTGCTCCTCTCGAGCGCAACGGAGCAAGaggccctcgcggccgctgtcgtcgacacgctccCAGCGCTGGGGAGCATGCTGAGCTCAGCATCTTCATCGTCCGAcccgtcgtcgctcctccCGCCTGGTAGCAGTAGCGCGGGAGGCGAACCCCACTTTTCCCAaagcgccgagcacgagacATTCCTCGCGGCGTCCGCCTGGCTCGACGCGTCAGATCTCACCTCGCTATGGCCAGAGGTGTCAGCCTCGCAGGCAGCATTGCCGTGGCTCGACTCGTTT GACTGGCTCTTCTCGGCTCCCCCGTCCCGCCAGCCCAGCGTACCCCACGACCCACCACCCGTCGGTACCGAgtcggtcgccgagctgccgtcGGTACCGACCCCGCGAGCAGCCACTGCGCCGTCTCCAGGCTTCGAGGCTTACATTGACGAtgtcaagctcggcgagtaCGTGCAGGCCTTTTTCGACAATGCAGAGCATCACCTGCCGATTCTGGACCAGGACGTTGTTGAACGCCGAATAGCGGACGGCGACCACCACGTCGAGCGCCActtccgcgcgctcgtgttcGGCATGGCGGCCGTGTGTGAGATCATCAGCGCGATGGGAAAGCCCGAGTCGGCACGCCGCGAAGacatcctcgccgtcaagGGATACGTggcggacgcggcgctgTGCTGCACCATTGCTGGGCCGTCGTCCCAGTTCTCGGTGGACGACATTGCCACGAGCGTGCTGCTGAACTATGTGTACTTgacgctcggcgacctgcaGACATCATGGTTCTACCTCCAGCAGGCGCTGAGCATAGCACAAGTGCTCCAGCTGGACCAGGCGGGTGCCAAGGACACTGGGGCGCGGCTGAAAGCCTACTGCATCTT AACCATCatcgagcgagcgcaggcgGTAACACCGACAACAAATCAAAGACATAGCCAGATCCTCCGACTCCCAGGCAATATCTGGGAGCTTacgcggcaccggcgcgagTCGCTcccggccgacgagctcgcggggTTCCCTTTTCACCACCTGAGGCTCTTCTCCCTCGTGGACCGGGAAATCGTCGCGTGCTGGCGGGGCgggtgcgcgcgctccggTGTCATGTGCAGCCGATGGACTGTCGAGTCGGCAGTGGCGCTACAGCAGACACTATCGCGCGAGTTTGAGGTCGCGCTGGCCCAGGAGCACGACCGGGAAAACGTCAATCTCGTGATCACTGCGGCGTGGCTGCGCGA CCGCTTCTGGAACATTTGCCGCACCCACGGCCTCGTCACACAGCACgggcacgagcacgccgagctgagcctcgacctgctgctcGACAATCTagcgcgcacgtcggcgttCTGTGCGTCTGTTCCCGCGGCCAACTTTGACCCCATCTTCGACTGGGTCGTCAAGGTGTGCGATATCGTCATGACGGCCATCACGGTGCTCAAGTCGCGCCAGGCATGGGCTGCGCTTCCGAACCACGCGATGAGGGCTGGCGCGCTGCAAGTGTCATACCTGCCCTATATCCACCGGTTTATCGGCATGCTCGTGACGTGTAGGCGCGAGGACTATGTCTCGGAGCTCGTCAAGGCTCTAGGCGAGGTCGTGTAG
- the SPBC530.09c gene encoding Putative mannose 6-phosphate receptor-like protein — MPEDKACTITLDDGTHYDLSSLASASADYTADAGTDKNEYKLNVCRGVVTELWGIDEADKVGGVVQRPSSGGAGERSDFSLGQVSTNITLSPGTKEPVLVLENGSKCPGNENERASTAIRFICSQSEFGAGKPRLVAALPPGDNSCHFFFDWPTHVACATSPQAELASGHLIAFGAFIAVAVLTWFGGHSLYNRFYLGRRGLDQFPLPRFSAPKLSLPSVVNRSSTAAPAAPPRRWSLFKGRRSQRNGYSQVRADDGGEEDRLAGARFSLDDTDDEYQYDDQDARAINSELNAWRTSPRQSSERTNGGGRQEPTVGVHQGLVDI; from the exons ATGCCAGAGGACAAGGCGTGCACAAtcaccctcgacgacgggacgCACTACGacctgtcgtcgctggcaTCAGCGTCGGCAGACTACACGGCCGACGCGGGCACCGACAAGAACGAGTACAAGCTCAACGTGTGCCGCGGGGTCGTGACCGAGCTGTGGGGCATCGACGAGGCAgacaaggtcggcggcgtcgtccagCGCCCGAgtagcggcggcgcgggcgagcgctCCGACTTCTCGCTCGG CCAGGTGTCAACAAATATCACGCTCAGCCCAGGGACCAAGGAGCcggtgctcgtcctcgagaaCGGATCAAAGTGTCCCGGGAACGAGAacgagcgcgcgtcgacggctATTCGC TTCATCTGCAGCCAGAGCGAGTTTGGCGCTGGCAagccgcgcctcgtcgctgccctcccGCCGGGAGACAACTCGTGCCACTTCTTCTTTGACTGGCCGACGCACGTCGCGTGTGCGACGAGCCCGCAGGCTGAGCTGGCGAGTGGGCATCTGATCGCCTTTGGCGCGTT catcgccgtcgccgtcctgaCGTGGTTTGGTGGCCACTCGCTGTACAACCGGTTCtacctcggccggcgcgggctcgacCAGTTCCCCCTCCCGCGCTTCTCGGCGCCCAAGCTCAGCCTGCCGAGCGTCGTCAaccgcagcagcactgccgcgcccgctgccccgccccgccgctggaGCCTGTTCAAGGGCCGCCGCTCCCAGCGTAATGGCTACTCGCAGGTgcgtgccgacgacggcggcgaggaggaccgcctggcgggcgcgcgcttctccctcgacgacacggacgacgagtacCAGTACGACGACCAGGATGCGCGCGCCATCAACAGCGAGCTTAATGCGTGGCGTACCAGCCCGCGCCAGAGCTCTGAGCGGACCAACGGTGGGGGGCGCCAGGAGCCTACTGTCGGCGTGCACCAGGGATTGGTTGATATTTAG
- the nuo-49 gene encoding NADH-ubiquinone oxidoreductase subunit, mitochondrial yields MLRNLRPLMARAPAARSATAAVRPLAARGLASEASSTTTTTTTTTSTGKSPVHAFSVEELHGLNAEQILQETQGRKDASMRHFTVNFGPQHPAAHGVLRLILELNGEEILRSDPHIGLLHRGTEKLIEYKNYTQALPYFDRLDYVSMMTNELCYTLAVEKLLNIDVPERAKWVRTLFGEITRILNHLMAVLTHAMDVGALTPFLWGFEEREKLMEFYERVSGARMHTAWVRPGGVASDLPHGLLDDIFKWATQFSSRIDEIEEVVTGNRIWKNRTIGVGVVTAQEALENSFSGVMLRGSGIPWDLRKVSPYDAYDRVEFDIPVGVNGDCYDRYLCRVQEMRESLRIIGQCLNKMPTGAIKIDDHKIVPPPRATMKESMEALIHHFKLFSEGYSVPPGETYSAIEAPKGEMAVFLVSDGTNRPYKCKIRAPGFAHLAGADFMMRHHFLPDAVAIIGTMDLVFGEVDR; encoded by the exons ATGCTCCGCAACCTCCGCCCCCTCATGGCCAgggcgcccgccgcccgctcggcgacggctgCTGTCCGCCctctcgcggcgcgcggcctcgcgagcgaggcctcgagcaccaccaccaccaccaccaccaccacctcgacgggCAAGAGCCCCGTCCACGCCTTCTCGGTCGAGGA GCTGCACGGACTCAACGCCGAGCAGATCCTCCAGGAGACGCAGGGCCGCAAGGACGCTTCGATGCGTCACTTCACCG TCAACTTCGGTCCCCAGCACCCCGCTGCCCACGGTGTGCTCCGTCTCATCCTCGAGCTTAACGGCGAGGAGATCCTCCGCTCCGACCCCCACAtcggcctcctccaccgCGGTACCGAGAAGCTCATCGAGTACAAGAACTACACCCAGGCGCTCCCCTACTTTGACCGTCTCGACTACGTCTCGATGA TGACCAACGAGCTCTGCTACACCCTCGCTGTTGAGAAGCTGCTCAACATTGACGTTCCCGAGCGTGCCAAGTGGGTCCGCACCCTCTTCGGCGAGATCACCCGTATCCTCAACCACCTCATGGCCGTCCTCACCCACGCCATGGACGTTGGTGCGCTGACCCCCTTCCTGTGGGGTTTCGAGGAGCGTGAGAAGCTCATGGAGTTCTACGAGCGTGTCTCTGGTGCGCGTATGCACACTGCCTGGGTCCGCCCCGGTGGTGTCGCGTCCGACCTCCCCcacggcctgctcgacgacatctTCAAGTGGGCGACCCAGTTCTCGAGCCGCATCGACGAGATTGAGGAGGTCGTCACGGGCAACCGTATCTGGAAGAACCGTACCATTGGCGTTGGAGTTGTCACTGCCCAGGAGGCCCTCGAGAACTCGTTCTCGGGCGTCATGCTCCGTGGTTCGGGTATCCCATGGGACCTGCGCAAGGTTTCGCCCTACGACGCGTACGACCGCGTCGAGTTTGACATCCCCGTCGGTGTCAACGGCGACTGCTACGACCGTTACCTCTGCCGTGTCCAGGAGATGCGCGAGTCGCTCCGCATCATTGGCCAGTGCTTGAACAAGATGCCCACTGGCGCCATCAAGATTGACGACCACAAGATTGTGCCTCCCCCCCGTGCGACCATGAAGGAGTCGATGGAGGCGCTCATCCACCACTTCAAGCTCTTCTCCGAGGGCTACTCTGTCCCTCCCGGAGAGACGTACTCGGCGATCGAGGCCCCCAagggcgagatggccgtCTTCCTCGTGTCGGACGGCACTAACAGGCCGTACAAGTGCAAGATTCGCGCACCAGGATTTGCCCACCTTGCCGGTGCCGACTTTATGATGCGCCACCACTTCCTCCCAGACGCTGTTGCCATTATCGGTACCATGGACTTGGTGTTCGGTGAGGTTGACAGGTAA
- the qpct gene encoding Glutaminyl-peptide cyclotransferase — protein MRLRLRLAPLLLLLLAAPLVAAFSSRARRRDFRALTDSQIAAVATLPPAEWDAVDTGHLAHLLVPRVSGSENNTLVQAYLSSVFTKLGWHEDKDNFKQQTPLGEIEFTNLIYTFDPDAPRKLVLSAHFDSKWFKEGGFIGATDSSAPCATLIDVAEALTPLLQKRKERLAAGTPLLSAGHDEEDAAQTTLQIIFFDGEEAFHEWTDTDSVYGSRHLAEKWDAEYLPPSHDFVRRRLNPRPTVLDTVDVLVLLDLLGAPRPSITSYYRDTDWMFLELAATDDKLRAAGLVESGLKPQWFSKYFGFQGGGIDDDHRPFLHKGVPILHLITSPFPAVWHRMSDNKDALDLAVLRRWNRIMRVWTAGYLGLAADDGAPPPGTETPRNNASPRSTTDELVRP, from the exons atgcgcctgcgcctgcgcctcgccccgctgctgctgctgcttctcgcggcgccgctcgtcgcggcgttcagctcgcgcgcgcgccggcgcgacttCCGCGCGCTCACCGACAGCCAGATTGCGGCCGTGGCGACCTTGCCCCCGGCGGAATGGGACGCGGTCGACACCGGGCACCTGGCGCATCTGCTCGTGCCGCGCgtgt CCGGGTCAGAGAACAA CACGCTAGTCCAAGCCTACCTCTCCTCCGTGTTCACCAAGCTCGGCTGGCACGAAGACAAGGACAACTTCAAGCAGCAGacgccgctcggcgagatCGAGTTCACAAACCTCATCTACACGTTCGatcccgacgcgccgcgcaagCTCGTGCTGAGCGCGCACTTTGACTCCAAGTGGTTCAAGGAGGGCGGG TTTATCGGCGCGACTgactcgtcggcgccgtgcgcgacgcTCATCGACGTCGCAGAGGCGCTTACCCCGCTGCTgcagaagcgcaaggagcgcctcgcggccggcacgccgctgctctcggcgggccacgacgaggaggacgccgcgcAGACGACCCTCCAGATCATCTTcttcgacggcgaggaggcgttCCACGAGTGGACGGACACGGACTCGGTGTACGGCTCGCGGCACCTCGCGGAGAAGTGGGACGCCGAGTATCTGCCGCCCTCGCACGACTTtgtgcgccggcggctcAACCCGCGCCCGACGGtgctcgacacggtcgacgtgctcgtcctgctcgacctgctgggcgcgccgcggcccagcATCACAAGCTACTACCGCGACACGGACTGGATgttcctcgagctcgcggccaccgacgacaaGCTGCGTGCTGCCGGGCTCGTCGAGAGCGGCCTGAAACCGCAGTGGTTCTCAAAGTACTTCGGCTtccagggcggcggcatcgacgacgaccaccgccCCTTCCTGCACAAGGGCGTGCCGATCCTGCATCTGATCACGAGCCCGTTCCCCGCCGTCTGGCACCGCATGAGCGACAAcaaggacgcgctcgacctcgccgtgctccgcAGGTGGAACCGCATCATGCGCGTCTGGACCGCCGGatacctcggcctcgcggccgacgacggcgcaccgccgcccggTACCGAAACACCCCGGAACAATGCGTCGCCTAGATCGACAACCGACGAGCTGGTACGTCCATAG
- the QCR9 gene encoding Cytochrome b-c1 complex subunit 9 yields MAGVIYNTLFRRNSVFVPTIFLAAFGFSIGFDLATTSFWDKHNAGKQWKDIRAKYVEAAED; encoded by the exons ATGGCCGGCGTC ATCTACAACACCCTCTTCCGCCGTAACTCGGTGTTCGTCCCCAccatcttcctcgccgcctttGGCTTCTCCATCGGCTTCGACctggccaccacctcgtTCTGGGACAAGCACAACGCTGGC AAGCAGTGGAAGGACATCCGCGCCAAGTatgtcgaggccgccgaggactAA
- the PPP2R5D gene encoding Serine/threonine-protein phosphatase 2A regulatory subunit delta isoform has protein sequence MKGLKKAVLSRTKAGSDGKAKPSGSKQQSQSPSPGPSSPASVSPASSGPHIPSTDPSVGVISASSQLAAAQGTPLAPRRSPVSDKTSPAPPLVIISGAPQPQAVNNPEMPADPIPHSPHSRAFGSPDRPLGPDGQPTPPKASNPLNRLRGAPKDTIPIVGKTPRKQRSSRFYVTERVDIEKLPNFNEVRPEERNDLFIQKLQQCRVVFDFNDASSELRGKQVKAQTLHEMLEYITQQRGVITEPIYPEVVGMFASNLFRSIPPQVNPTGDAFDPEEDEPVLELAWPHLQIVYEFFLRFVESPDFNTNVGKRYIDQTFVLSLLELFDSEDPRERDFLKTTLHRIYGKFLNLRAFIRRSINHVFFQFVYETERHNGIAELLEILGSIINGFALPLKEEHKIFLTRVLLPLHKAKSLALYHPQLAYCVVQFLEKDPALTEEVILGLLRYWPKVNSPKEVMYLNEVEEILDVIEGAEFAKIQNPLFSQLARCINSQHFQVAERALYYWNNEYIVNLMGEHIAVILPIVFPALYQNSKHHWNRTIHGMVYNSLKLLMEINPELFDEVSHNYKRQRREDYDRSVARYEEWMVLRDQALANYKASGSSQPLPELLRNSPPPRPEPFEDDGDGSVDLTQNGFDPSESFTLDRSIADDVVPVADPGLEQRSPTSPVTPLHSGAINPAPASPSPTGPTMRRKSVLPIDPAVMRDLEAHRSLEGTPNAPPEQA, from the exons ATGAAAGGGTTGAAGAAAGCCGTG CTTTCACGGACAAAGGCTGGCTCGGACGGTAAAGCCAAGCCGTCAGGATCAAAGCAACAGTCTCAGTCGCCCTCGCCTGGCCCCTCGTCACCAGCTTCAGTCTCTCCCGCTAGCAGTGGACCTCACATCCCTTCGACCGACCCAtccgtcggcgtcatctcAGCCTCTTCCCAGCTGGCTGCCGCCCAAGGAACGCCCCTCGCTCCCCGACGCTCCCCCGTCTCGGACAAGACATCCCCTGCCCCACCCCTCGTCATCATCTCTGGCGCGCCCCAACCACAAGCCGTCAACAACCCCGAGATGCCCGCCGACCCCATCCCCCACTCGCCGCACTCGCGCGCCTTTGGCTCGCCCGACCGCCCGCTTGGGCCTGATGGACAGCCAACCCCGCCCAAGGCGAGCAACCCGCTCAATCGCTTGCGTGGAGCGCCAAAGGACACGATTCCGATTGTTGGCAAGACGCCCCGCAAGCAGCGCAGTTCGCGCTTCTACGTCACGGAGCGTGTCGACATTGAGAAACTGCCCAACTTCAACGAGGTTCGGCCCGAGGAGCGCAACGACCTGTTCATCCAAAAGCTCCAGCAATGTCGGGTCGTCTTTGACTTTAACGATGCGAGCTCAGAGCTGCGTGGCAAGCAGGTCAAGGCGCAGACCCTGCATGAAATGCTCGAGTACATCACCCAGCAGCGTGGCGTCATCACAGAGCCCATCTACCCTGAGGTCGTTGGAATG TTCGCGTCCAACCTGTTCCGCTCCATCCCGCCCCAGGTCAACCCAACAGGCGATGCCTtcgaccccgaggaggatgagccCGTCTTGGAGCTGGCATGGCCCCACCTCCAGATTGTCTACGAGTTCTTCCTCCGCTTTGTCGAGAGCCCCGACTTCAACACCAATGTCGGCAAGCGTTACATTGACCAGACGTTTGTCTTGTCGCTTCTCGAGCTGTTCGACTCGGAGGACCCCCGTGAGCGCGACTTCCTCAAGACGACTTTGCACCGCATCTACGGCAAGTTCTTGAACCTGCGTGCCTTCATCCGTCGCTCGATCAACCATGTCTTCTTCCAGTTTGTCTACGAGACGGAACGACACAACGGaatcgccgagctgctcgagatTCTTGGCTCGATCATCAACGGCTTTGCCTTACCCCTCAAGGAGGAGCACAAGATCTTCCTCACCCGGGTTCTTCTGCCACTGCACAAGGCCAAGTCGCTGGCCCTCTACCACCCTCAACTGGCCTACTGTGTGGTCCAGTTCTTGGAAAAGGACCCAGCTCTCACCGAGGaggtcatcctcggcctgctccgCTACTGGCCAAAGGTCAACTCGCCCAAGGAGGTCATGTACCtcaacgaggtcgaggagatCTTGGACGTCATCGAGGGCGCCGAGTTTGCAAAGATCCAAAACCCCCTCTTCTCGCAACTCGCTCGCTGTATCAACTCGCAACACttccaggtcgccgagcgagccctCTACTACTGGAACAATGAGTACATTGTCAACTTGATGGGCGAGCACATTGCCGTCATCCTGCCGATTGTGTTCCCCGCGCTCTACCAAAACTCCAAGCACCATTGGAACCGAACGATCCATGGCATGGTCTACAATTCCCTCAAGCTTCTCATGGAGATCAACCCCGAGCTGTTTGACGAGGTTTCGCACAACTACAAGAGGCAACGCAGAGAAGACTACGACCGATCAGTCGCCCGCTACGAGGAGTGGATGGTCCTGAGAGATCAGGCCCTTGCAAACTACAAGGCGAGCGGCTCGTCTCAGCCGTTACCCGAGTTGCTGCGCaactcgcccccgccccgccccgagccattcgaggacgacggcgacggatCAGTAGACCTCACTCAAAACGGCTTTGACCCCAGCGAGAGCTTTACTCTCGACAGGTCAATTGCGGACGATGTCGTCCCCGTTGCCGATCCCGGCCTTGAGCAGCGTAGC CCCACGAGCCCTGTCACGCCTCTTCACAGCGGTGCGATCAACCCCGCTCCTGCGAGTCCCAGCCCGACTGGACCAACGATGAGGCGAAAGTCGGTTCTGCCGATTGACCCGGCCGTGATGCGTGACctcgag GCCCACCGGAGCCTTGAAGGCACCCCTAATGCTCCTCCAGAGCAGGCCTAG
- the img1 gene encoding 54S ribosomal protein subunit img1, mitochondrial — protein sequence MRQAIARIGDVLRAGPSSRSLSTSAVRENYPFSNRAVFPASTLSSPEIPANLISPKNGWSVVTHQNEALKKAYDGAGVLKTLFARRSAQRIKTGSVLSVISYSNPAKTGVTPFSGVLMGVKRRGVDTSFTLRNVVQRTGVEMNFKVCSPMIKEIKVIRRAEGRKSGIRDLRRAKATYLRDRPGVMSQIAGALKASTRS from the exons atGCGCCAGGCTATCGCGCGTATCGGCGACGTTTTGAGGGCGGgcccgtcgagcaggtcaCTGTCGACCAGCGCCGTGCGGGAAAATT acCCCTTCTCCAACCGCGCCGTCTTccccgcgtcgacgctgTCGTCCCCCGAAATCCCGGCCAACCTCATCTCCCCCAAGAACGGGTGGAGCGTAGTCACGCACCAGaacgaggcgctcaagaaggcgtacgacggcgccggcgtgctcaaGACGCTCTttgcgcgccgctcggcccaGCGCATCAAGACGGGCTCGGTGCTCTCCGTCATCTCGTACAGCAACCCCGCCAAGACGGGCGTCACCCCCTTCTCGGGCGTGCTCATGGGCGTCAAGCGCCGCGGAGTCGACACGAGCTTCACCCTCCGCAACGTCGTCCAGAGGACCGGCGTCGAGATGAACTTCAAGGTCTGCTCCCCCATGATCAAGGAGATCAAGGTCATCCGCCGCGCAGAGGGCCGCAAGTCGGGCATTAGGGATCTCCGCCGCGCAAAGGCCACCTACCTCCGCGACCGCCCCGGTGTCATGTCCCAGATTGCAGGCGCCCTCAAGGCCAGCACCCGCTCATAG